One part of the Lapillicoccus jejuensis genome encodes these proteins:
- a CDS encoding WhiB family transcriptional regulator, with protein sequence MHELTLVALNQEPEEEIGWQERSLCAQTDPEAFFPEKGGSTREAKKVCVGCEVRAECLEYALANDERFGIWGGLSERERRKLKKRAV encoded by the coding sequence GTGCACGAGCTGACGTTGGTGGCTCTCAACCAGGAGCCGGAGGAGGAGATCGGCTGGCAGGAGCGCTCGCTCTGCGCCCAGACCGATCCCGAGGCGTTCTTCCCCGAGAAGGGCGGCTCGACCCGCGAGGCCAAGAAGGTCTGCGTGGGGTGCGAGGTCCGGGCCGAGTGCCTCGAGTACGCCCTGGCGAACGACGAGCGCTTCGGCATCTGGGGCGGGCTGTCCGAGCGCGAGCGCCGCAAGCTGAAGAAGCGGGCGGTCTGA
- the cofD gene encoding 2-phospho-L-lactate transferase, with protein sequence MRITALAGGVGGARFLRGLLGHLDRTPELAGSQVTVVGNTGDDITLFGLRVSPDLDSVLYTLGGGVDEGQGWGRAGESHHLQEELAAYGVQPQWFGLGDRDLGTHVARSLWLGQGQTLSQVTARLAARWGLPERGVTLLPMTDTPVETHVVVEDEQGRRAVHFQEWWVRMHAAVPAQQFVVAGMEGAVPAPGVLEAIREADLVVLPPSNPVVSIGIVLGVPGVRDALRGSRAPVVGVSPIISGSPVRGYADACLAAIGVDASAGAVAGLYADFLDGWLVAEDDLSAARTTLRGAGSSRLTVEGRPLLMSSPQAAADLAGAAVDLGRRLADRRPVA encoded by the coding sequence ATGCGCATCACCGCCCTGGCCGGAGGCGTCGGCGGAGCCCGGTTCCTCCGGGGTCTGCTCGGCCACCTCGACCGCACCCCCGAGCTCGCGGGGTCGCAGGTCACCGTCGTCGGCAACACCGGGGACGACATCACGCTCTTCGGGCTGCGGGTCTCCCCCGACCTCGACTCCGTGCTCTACACGCTCGGCGGCGGGGTCGACGAGGGCCAGGGCTGGGGCCGCGCCGGCGAGAGCCACCACCTGCAGGAGGAGCTGGCGGCGTACGGCGTCCAGCCGCAGTGGTTCGGTCTCGGCGACCGCGACCTCGGCACCCACGTGGCGCGCTCGCTGTGGCTGGGTCAGGGGCAGACGCTGTCGCAGGTCACCGCCCGGCTGGCCGCGCGGTGGGGGCTGCCGGAGCGCGGCGTGACGCTGCTGCCGATGACCGACACACCCGTCGAGACGCACGTCGTCGTCGAGGACGAGCAGGGTCGGCGGGCCGTGCACTTCCAGGAGTGGTGGGTGCGGATGCACGCCGCCGTCCCGGCACAGCAGTTCGTCGTCGCCGGGATGGAGGGCGCGGTGCCCGCCCCCGGTGTGCTCGAGGCGATCCGCGAGGCGGACCTCGTCGTCCTGCCGCCGAGCAACCCGGTCGTCTCGATCGGGATCGTCCTCGGGGTGCCCGGGGTGCGCGACGCGCTGCGCGGCTCGCGGGCGCCGGTCGTGGGCGTCTCGCCGATCATCTCCGGCTCCCCCGTGCGCGGGTACGCCGACGCGTGCCTCGCCGCCATCGGCGTCGACGCGTCGGCCGGCGCGGTCGCCGGGCTGTACGCCGACTTCCTCGACGGCTGGCTCGTGGCCGAGGACGACCTGTCCGCCGCGCGGACGACGCTGCGGGGGGCCGGCTCCTCCCGGCTCACGGTCGAGGGCCGCCCGCTGCTCATGAGCAGCCCGCAGGCGGCGGCCGACCTCGCCGGCGCCGCCGTCGACCTCGGGCGGCGCCTGGCCGACCGTCGCCCCGTCGCCTGA